One window from the genome of Calliopsis andreniformis isolate RMS-2024a chromosome 12, iyCalAndr_principal, whole genome shotgun sequence encodes:
- the Oct-tyrr gene encoding octopamine-Tyramine receptor produces the protein MNSSGESGGTMTKDYEVAGCGPPEEETGSNLPVWEAAAASLTLGFLVLATVLGNALVILSVFTYRPLRIVQNFFIVSLAVADLAVAILVMPFNVAYLLLGKWIFGIHLCKLWLTCDVLCCTASILNLCAIALDRYWAITDPINYAQKRTLKRVLATIAGVWILSGAISSPPLAGWNDWPEELEPGTPCQLTRRQGYVIYSSLGSFFIPLLLMSLVYLEIFLATKRRLRERARQSRLGAVQSTRHREADDAEESVSSETNHNERSTPRAHAKPSLIDDEPTEVTIGGNATSSSRRVAGGGTAATTTTVYQFIEERQRISLSKERRAARTLGVIMGVFVVCWLPFFLMYVIVPFCPACCPSDRMVYFITWLGYVNSALNPLIYTIFNLDYRRAFRRLLRIR, from the coding sequence ATGAACTCCAGCGGAGAGTCAGGCGGCACGATGACCAAAGATTACGAGGTGGCTGGCTGCGGTCCACCGGAAGAGGAAACAGGCTCGAACTTGCCGGTTTGGGAAGCCGCGGCCGCCTCCCTGACTCTGGGCTTCCTCGTGCTGGCAACCGTGCTAGGCAACGCGCTGGTGATCCTCAGCGTGTTTACCTACAGGCCGCTGCGAATCGTGCAGAATTTCTTCATCGTCTCCCTGGCAGTGGCGGACCTCGCCGTGGCGATCCTCGTCATGCCATTCAACGTGGCGTACCTGCTCCTAGGGAAGTGGATCTTCGGCATACATCTCTGCAAGCTGTGGCTCACCTGCGACGTGCTCTGCTGCACGGCCAGCATCCTGAACCTCTGCGCGATAGCCCTGGACCGATACTGGGCGATCACAGACCCAATTAACTACGCGCAGAAACGCACACTGAAGAGGGTCCTAGCGACGATAGCTGGCGTGTGGATCTTATCAGGCGCGATCAGCTCGCCACCCCTGGCTGGCTGGAACGACTGGCCAGAGGAACTGGAGCCAGGCACGCCCTGTCAACTCACCAGAAGACAAGGCTACGTCATCTACTCCTCCCTGGGCTCGTTCTTCATACCCCTGCTGCTGATGAGCCTGGTCTACCTCGAGATCTTCCTGGCGACGAAGAGAAGACTCCGCGAGAGGGCCAGGCAGAGTCGACTAGGCGCGGTGCAGTCCACCAGGCATCGCGAGGCAGATGACGCAGAGGAGTCGGTCAGCTCGGAGACGAATCACAACGAGAGATCGACGCCGCGAGCGCACGCGAAGCCTTCGTTGATCGACGACGAGCCGACGGAGGTGACGATAGGCGGGAACGCGACCTCGTCGTCGAGGAGGGTCGCTGGAGGCGGCACCGCAGCCACGACAACCACGGTCTATCAGTTTATTGAAGAAAGACAGAGGATCTCCCTGTCGAAGGAGAGACGAGCAGCGAGGACTCTGGGCGTGATCATGGGTGTCTTCGTCGTCTGCTGGCTGCCGTTCTTCCTCATGTACGTGATCGTGCCGTTTTGTCCAGCCTGCTGTCCCTCGGACAGGATGGTCTACTTCATTACGTGGCTCGGCTACGTCAACAGCGCCCTGAACCCGCTCATCTACACCATCTTCAACCTGGACTACAGGAGAGCCTTCAGGAGACTGCTGCGCATCCGCTGA